GGAACGTCCTCGACAACGCTACAGCTACCGGCTTGTCTGCTCGTGGTCTTTGAGGCAGGTCCAACTGATGATCGAGCTGCCGCTCTTTGCTAGGTCGTCCCGATTGGAAGGTGGCGGCGTGGCCTTGGCGCATCGAGCCGCGTGATCGTATCGTGGCGCGCGGCGTGCCATCGAGATCGAGGATCTGGTTGTGGCCGTGAGCTGTCATGGCTTTCTCCTCACGTCCCGCCGCCAAGCGAATGCACAAAAATGGTAAGTTCCTTGACCGTCGTATCGCCGAGACGCCCTGCCCAGGCAGGCATGACGCCATGCTTGGGAGCGGCTACCTGGCGGATGATCGCATCCTCGCCGCGTGCCTTCAGCCAGATCGCATCGGCGAGATCCGGCGCGCCCATTTCGACCTTTCCTTTGGCGTCGTCGCCGTGACATGCGGCACAGTTATCGGCGAAGACCTGTTTTCCGGCCTCTGCGAGACCGGGGTCCGACGTTGTATGGGTCAGTCCCCAGACGTAAGCCGCGACCTGCCTTGTCTGGACGGGATCCAGAACATCGGCAAAGGGCGGCATTTCGGAAGCATGAGTGTCCGTATCCCCGTCGAAGCGAATCCCATGCGCGATCGTCGCCTGGATGGCATCCAGGTCTCCGCCCCACAGCCAATCGTCGTCGTTGAGGTTCGGAAATCCAGGACCGCCGCTTGCTCCCGAGCCGTGGCATGGCGCACAATTCACCTTGAATGCTGACGCGCCGCCAGCGATTGCGAATTCGCGAAGGGCAGAATCGGAATCGATCTCGTGCACCGTCTTGGCCGCGATCAGATCATGAAGCGTCGTCTGCGATGCCTTCGCCTGATCCAGGTTCCGCTGCAGCTCGGCGCGGCTGGAATAGCCCAGCATGCCCTTCGTGGCGTCAGTAATCATCGGGATCGTGGGATATGCGATCGCATAGCCTAAAGCCCAGACAATGGTGGCGTAGAAGGTCCACACCCACCAGCGGGGCATCGGATTGTTGAGTTCGCGGATGCCGTCCCATTCATGTCCGGTCGTTTCGACGCCGCTAAATTCATCAATATGTTTTTCCGACATCTCAATCATCCTTCAAGGGAATATCGGCGGCCTCTTTCGCCGTTTGCTTGCTGCCTGGGCGAAGGGTGAACACAACCGCGCCGACGAAGTATGCCGTCATTGCCAGGAGGCCCCAGCTGTCGGCGAAGTGTCTCATTGCAGTGTAGGTTTCCATGGATCACCTCATCGGTAGCCGGTCGCGTCGTCGTAGGTCGAGAAATCGACCAAGGTTCCGAGCATCTGCAGGTAGGCCACTAAGGCATCCATTTCGGTCAGCGCAGCAGGATCGCCGTCGAAATCGCCGGTCTTCGCCTTCGGATAACGGGCAAGCAGGGCCGTCGTATCTGCGTTCGGATCGGCTTGGGCCACCATGTCCGCCTCCGCGTTCGCCAGCATGTCGTCGTTATAAGGCACGCCCACGTCCTCGTTGGCCTTCAGGTCCATTCCCACGTCCTTGACCGTCACCCTCCGCTCTTTGAGGAAGGCGTAGCTCGGCATGATCGACTCCGGCACGACCGCCCGTGGATACGCGAGATGCTGGACATGCCATTCGTTGGAGTAGCGTGCGCCGACACGGGCCAGATCGGGCCCGGTTCGCTTGGATCCCCACTGGAACGGATGATCGTACATCGATTCCGCGGCCAGCGAGTAATGGCCGTAACGCTCCACCTCGTCGCGGAACGGTCTGATCATCTGGCTGTGGCAGACATAGCAGCCTTCGCGGATGTAGATGTTCCGTCCCGCCAGCTCGAGGGGTGTGTAAGGCCGCATGCCTTCCACTTTCTCGATCGTGTTCTGCAGATAGAACAGCGGTGCGATTTCTACGATGCCGCCGATGCTGACGACGAGCAGCGACCCGACCAGAAGAAGAGTCGCATTCTTTTCGAGGATCTTATGCTTATCCAATATCGATGCCATGTCTCACCTCATTCGGCAGGCTGTGCCTGGGGCACGACAGTGGTTGGGATTGCGGCTTCGTCGCGCTGGTGGCCGTGGATCGTCATGAACACGTTCCAGGCCATGACGAGGCCGCCCGCCAGATAAAGCGCTCCGCCGATCGCGCGCAGCACGTAGTAGGGGATCATCGCCGCGACTGTCTCCGCGAAGGAATAGACGAGGAAGCCCTGGGAATTGTATTCGCGCCACATCAGCCCCTGCTGTATGCCGGCAACCCAGAGCACGGCCGCGTAAACGACAATCCCAAGCGTTGCGAGCCAGAAGTGCCAGTTGACCATCCGCAGGCTGTAGAGACGCTCGCGCCCCC
This is a stretch of genomic DNA from Rhizobium bangladeshense. It encodes these proteins:
- a CDS encoding cbb3-type cytochrome c oxidase subunit 3 — encoded protein: METYTAMRHFADSWGLLAMTAYFVGAVVFTLRPGSKQTAKEAADIPLKDD
- the ccoO gene encoding cytochrome-c oxidase, cbb3-type subunit II; translated protein: MASILDKHKILEKNATLLLVGSLLVVSIGGIVEIAPLFYLQNTIEKVEGMRPYTPLELAGRNIYIREGCYVCHSQMIRPFRDEVERYGHYSLAAESMYDHPFQWGSKRTGPDLARVGARYSNEWHVQHLAYPRAVVPESIMPSYAFLKERRVTVKDVGMDLKANEDVGVPYNDDMLANAEADMVAQADPNADTTALLARYPKAKTGDFDGDPAALTEMDALVAYLQMLGTLVDFSTYDDATGYR
- the ccoP gene encoding cytochrome-c oxidase, cbb3-type subunit III, translated to MSEKHIDEFSGVETTGHEWDGIRELNNPMPRWWVWTFYATIVWALGYAIAYPTIPMITDATKGMLGYSSRAELQRNLDQAKASQTTLHDLIAAKTVHEIDSDSALREFAIAGGASAFKVNCAPCHGSGASGGPGFPNLNDDDWLWGGDLDAIQATIAHGIRFDGDTDTHASEMPPFADVLDPVQTRQVAAYVWGLTHTTSDPGLAEAGKQVFADNCAACHGDDAKGKVEMGAPDLADAIWLKARGEDAIIRQVAAPKHGVMPAWAGRLGDTTVKELTIFVHSLGGGT